In the genome of Streptomyces globosus, one region contains:
- a CDS encoding ACP S-malonyltransferase encodes MLVLVAPGQGAQTPGFLTPWLELPGAADRVAAWSDAIGLDLAHYGTKADADEIRDTAVAQPLLVAAGLLSAAELGARSAFGAVAGHSVGEITAAAYAGVLSDTDALAFVRTRGLAMAEAAAVAPTGMAAVLGGDRDTVVAHLEKLGLTPANINGAGQIVAAGTEAQIEALAAEKPEGSTRVVPLKVAGAFHTHHMAPAVATLEEAAKALTPADPELAYVSNKDGLTVATGADVVARLVGQVANPVRWDLCMDAFAELGVTGIIELCPGGTLTGLAKRALKGVPAVALKTPDDLAKAAELVAGHGA; translated from the coding sequence GTGCTCGTACTCGTCGCTCCCGGCCAAGGCGCACAGACGCCCGGCTTCCTGACTCCCTGGCTCGAACTGCCCGGCGCCGCCGACCGCGTCGCCGCGTGGTCGGACGCCATCGGGCTCGACCTCGCCCACTACGGCACGAAGGCCGACGCGGACGAGATCCGCGACACCGCCGTGGCCCAGCCGCTGCTGGTGGCCGCCGGCCTGCTGTCCGCCGCCGAGCTGGGCGCCCGTTCGGCGTTCGGCGCCGTCGCGGGCCACAGCGTCGGTGAGATCACGGCCGCCGCGTACGCGGGCGTGCTGTCGGACACGGACGCCCTGGCGTTCGTACGGACCCGCGGCCTGGCGATGGCCGAGGCGGCCGCGGTCGCCCCGACGGGTATGGCCGCCGTGCTCGGCGGGGACCGCGACACCGTCGTCGCGCACCTGGAGAAGCTCGGCCTGACGCCCGCGAACATCAACGGCGCCGGCCAGATCGTGGCCGCCGGCACCGAGGCCCAGATCGAGGCGCTGGCCGCCGAGAAGCCCGAGGGCTCGACGCGGGTCGTCCCCCTGAAGGTCGCGGGCGCCTTCCACACGCACCACATGGCCCCCGCGGTCGCCACGCTGGAGGAGGCCGCCAAGGCCCTCACCCCGGCCGACCCGGAGCTTGCGTACGTCTCGAACAAGGACGGCCTCACCGTCGCCACGGGTGCCGACGTCGTCGCCCGCCTGGTCGGCCAGGTCGCGAACCCGGTCCGCTGGGACCTGTGCATGGACGCGTTCGCCGAGCTGGGCGTCACCGGGATCATCGAGCTGTGCCCCGGCGGCACCCTGACCGGTCTGGCCAAGCGTGCGCTCAAGGGTGTGCCCGCGGTGGCCCTGAAGACGCCGGACGATCTCGCCAAGGCCGCCGAGCTCGTCGCCGGGCACGGGGCCTGA
- a CDS encoding SGNH/GDSL hydrolase family protein has translation MRTTAHRSRARRALARTAAAAALAAVLTGCQAEGGGRAGERGAQAEARPRWNTAPASVAAVGDSITRGFDACSVLADCPEASWATGSDPAVRSLAARLLGEGALATRSWNHAATGSRMSDLAGQLSAAAGHKPDLVTVMVGANDACRATAASMTPTADFRDGFEKALAALRAGSPASQVYVSSIPDLQRLWQQGKDLPVVRQVWRLGICQSMLADPLSSAAEATARREQVRARVVEYNEVLREVCGRDPLCRYDGGAVFRYPFAAEQLSRWDWFHPGKAGQARLAELAHGQVTSAEPPS, from the coding sequence ATGCGCACCACCGCCCACCGCAGCCGGGCGCGCCGCGCCCTCGCCCGTACGGCCGCTGCAGCGGCGCTCGCGGCGGTGCTGACCGGGTGTCAGGCGGAGGGCGGCGGCAGGGCGGGCGAGCGCGGGGCGCAGGCGGAGGCCCGCCCGCGCTGGAACACCGCCCCCGCGTCGGTCGCGGCCGTCGGCGACTCCATCACCCGCGGTTTCGACGCGTGTTCGGTCCTCGCGGACTGCCCCGAGGCCTCCTGGGCCACCGGCAGCGACCCGGCCGTCCGCTCGCTGGCCGCCCGGCTGCTCGGCGAAGGGGCGCTGGCGACGCGCAGTTGGAACCACGCCGCCACCGGCTCCCGGATGTCGGACCTGGCCGGGCAGCTCTCCGCGGCCGCCGGGCACAAGCCCGACCTGGTCACGGTCATGGTCGGCGCGAACGACGCCTGCCGGGCGACGGCCGCGTCGATGACGCCGACGGCCGACTTCCGCGACGGCTTCGAGAAGGCCCTCGCCGCGCTGCGGGCCGGTTCGCCCGCCTCGCAGGTGTACGTCTCCAGCATCCCGGACCTCCAGCGGCTGTGGCAGCAGGGCAAGGACCTCCCGGTGGTCCGGCAGGTGTGGCGGCTGGGGATCTGCCAGTCGATGCTGGCGGACCCGCTGTCCTCGGCGGCGGAGGCGACCGCCCGGCGGGAGCAGGTCCGGGCGCGGGTGGTCGAGTACAACGAGGTGCTCCGCGAGGTGTGCGGAAGGGATCCGCTGTGCCGCTACGACGGCGGGGCGGTCTTCCGGTACCCCTTCGCGGCAGAGCAGCTGAGCCGCTGGGACTGGTTCCACCCGGGCAAGGCGGGCCAGGCGCGGCTCGCCGAGCTGGCCCACGGACAGGTGACGTCGGCCGAGCCGCCGAGCTGA
- a CDS encoding carbon-nitrogen hydrolase family protein, translating to MKIAAAQLTCAPADVAANTARAAALAERAREAGAELVVFPELALTGYETEALAADPALWLAGPDDARLDALRSTGTAVAVNAAVRTDGPLPAIATLVYGADGAHAAVYAKQHLYGDERAVFAAGRRDGHVELGGIRFSLGICFDNHVPQLAARAAAAGCRVHLASSLYGTGDGAAERAAVHARIAAEHGLYVVLANHVGPAGPWTGCGRAAVWAPGGALLAEADDRTPSFALADVPA from the coding sequence ATGAAGATCGCCGCAGCGCAGCTGACCTGCGCCCCCGCCGACGTCGCCGCGAACACGGCCCGCGCGGCGGCCCTCGCAGAGCGCGCCCGGGAGGCGGGCGCCGAGCTCGTCGTGTTCCCCGAGCTCGCCCTCACCGGCTACGAGACGGAGGCCCTGGCGGCCGACCCCGCCCTGTGGCTGGCCGGTCCGGACGACGCCCGCCTGGACGCCCTCCGCTCCACCGGCACGGCCGTCGCGGTCAACGCCGCCGTGCGCACGGACGGCCCGCTGCCCGCCATCGCGACCCTGGTGTACGGCGCGGACGGCGCGCACGCGGCCGTATACGCGAAGCAGCACCTGTACGGGGACGAGCGGGCCGTCTTCGCGGCCGGCCGGCGGGACGGGCACGTGGAGCTCGGCGGCATCCGCTTCTCCCTCGGCATCTGCTTCGACAACCACGTCCCACAGCTCGCCGCGCGCGCGGCGGCCGCCGGCTGCCGCGTGCACCTGGCCTCGTCCCTGTACGGCACCGGGGACGGCGCCGCCGAGCGGGCGGCGGTCCATGCGCGCATCGCCGCGGAGCACGGCCTGTACGTCGTCCTCGCCAACCACGTCGGCCCGGCCGGCCCGTGGACCGGCTGCGGGCGCGCCGCCGTGTGGGCGCCCGGCGGCGCACTGCTGGCCGAGGCAGACGACCGCACGCCCTCGTTCGCCCTGGCCGACGTGCCCGCCTGA
- a CDS encoding DUF2142 domain-containing protein → MISALTRLADRAARSPKRLWAVSFALFFTLAASWSAATPLGGSPDEHAHIIRAAAVARGQINGPEVMVPHVVGGIEGKFSETAVRLPDWYRQLPTQHECYSWDQEKPASCAPPLKGTGQTAQATTAAGRYHPAYYLATGWPSLLADGQAALYLMRLLSAALCSALLASAVVTAAEWRRRRNAVLLGVFAAATPMSLYMTGMVNPSGGEIAAGLLVWTALLAVMASPDPHLLNRRLARIGIGGAVLVNIRPLGLIWFAGAVFFALFLQERGVLRSLLRRKATWLWSALLGASTVGAMLWAAAHPDHSVIEVPDSLTWKEAVRQTLGNTMDYVHQMLGYFGWLDTPAPAFTWLAWLGVLAVLTALGLLYGRPREVLALLGMLAAVVVVPVLGQASQAEKLGMIWQGRYLLPFAVGLPLMAVVIAARRAPEGGLPWRRLTGFAVAALAVADAAAFFWTLRRFAVGTAGPWIPYAAHWAPPGGWPLWVGVHTAAAFAIVLLALVRDPEPAARGRLPEQDSGPRPGQRERVPVAG, encoded by the coding sequence ATGATCTCCGCACTGACGCGGCTGGCCGACCGTGCGGCCCGGAGCCCCAAGCGGCTCTGGGCCGTCTCCTTCGCGCTGTTCTTCACGCTCGCGGCCTCCTGGTCGGCGGCCACCCCGCTCGGCGGCTCGCCCGACGAGCACGCGCACATCATCCGGGCGGCGGCCGTCGCCCGGGGCCAGATCAACGGCCCCGAGGTGATGGTCCCGCACGTCGTCGGCGGCATCGAGGGCAAGTTCTCCGAGACCGCCGTCCGCCTCCCCGACTGGTACCGGCAGCTGCCCACGCAGCACGAGTGCTACTCCTGGGACCAGGAGAAGCCGGCGTCCTGCGCCCCGCCGCTCAAGGGCACGGGGCAGACCGCCCAGGCCACGACCGCGGCCGGCCGCTACCACCCCGCCTACTACCTGGCGACGGGCTGGCCGAGCCTGCTCGCCGACGGCCAGGCGGCGCTGTACCTGATGCGGCTGCTGTCGGCGGCGCTGTGCTCCGCCCTGCTCGCGAGCGCCGTCGTGACGGCCGCCGAGTGGCGCCGGCGCCGCAACGCGGTCCTGCTCGGCGTGTTCGCCGCGGCCACGCCGATGTCGCTGTACATGACGGGCATGGTCAACCCCAGCGGCGGTGAGATCGCCGCCGGCCTGCTGGTGTGGACGGCCCTCCTGGCTGTCATGGCCTCCCCCGACCCGCACCTGCTGAACCGGCGACTGGCCCGGATCGGCATCGGCGGCGCCGTCCTCGTCAACATCCGCCCGCTCGGGCTGATCTGGTTCGCCGGAGCGGTGTTCTTCGCGCTCTTCCTCCAGGAGCGCGGCGTGCTGCGCTCGCTGCTGCGCCGCAAGGCGACGTGGCTGTGGTCGGCGCTGCTCGGCGCGTCCACGGTGGGCGCGATGCTGTGGGCGGCCGCCCACCCCGACCACTCGGTGATCGAGGTGCCCGATTCGCTGACCTGGAAGGAAGCGGTCCGGCAGACCCTCGGCAACACCATGGACTACGTCCACCAGATGCTCGGCTACTTCGGCTGGCTGGACACCCCCGCCCCCGCCTTCACCTGGCTGGCCTGGCTCGGCGTCCTCGCGGTGCTGACCGCCCTCGGCCTGCTGTACGGGCGCCCGCGGGAGGTCCTCGCCCTGCTCGGCATGCTGGCGGCGGTCGTCGTCGTGCCGGTTCTCGGCCAGGCCTCGCAGGCCGAGAAGCTCGGCATGATCTGGCAGGGCCGCTACCTGCTGCCCTTTGCGGTGGGCCTGCCGCTGATGGCCGTGGTCATCGCCGCCCGCCGGGCCCCCGAGGGCGGGCTCCCCTGGCGCCGCCTGACCGGCTTCGCCGTCGCGGCCCTGGCCGTCGCCGACGCGGCCGCGTTCTTCTGGACGCTGCGGCGCTTCGCTGTCGGCACCGCCGGGCCGTGGATCCCGTACGCCGCGCACTGGGCGCCGCCCGGCGGCTGGCCGCTGTGGGTCGGCGTGCACACGGCCGCGGCGTTCGCGATCGTGCTGCTCGCCCTCGTACGGGACCCCGAGCCGGCCGCCCGCGGCCGCCTCCCCGAGCAGGACAGCGGGCCGCGGCCCGGGCAGCGCGAGCGGGTCCCGGTCGCGGGCTGA
- a CDS encoding DUF3145 domain-containing protein has protein sequence MTTRGVLYVHSAPRALCPHVEWAVGGVLGVRVNLDWIRQPASPGTWRAEFSFVAEPGTASRLASALRGWHLLRFEVTAEPCATAEGERYSSTPDLGIFHAVTGLHGDILVPEDRLRAAMARSVRGESDLEAEIAALLGKPWDDELEPFRHAGEGAPVRWLHQVV, from the coding sequence GTGACGACACGTGGAGTTCTGTACGTGCATTCCGCGCCGCGCGCGCTCTGCCCGCACGTGGAATGGGCCGTGGGGGGCGTGCTCGGAGTGCGGGTCAACCTCGACTGGATCCGGCAGCCCGCCTCGCCGGGCACGTGGAGAGCCGAGTTCTCCTTCGTGGCCGAGCCGGGGACGGCCTCCAGACTCGCCTCCGCCCTGCGCGGCTGGCACCTGCTCCGCTTCGAGGTCACGGCGGAGCCCTGCGCCACCGCCGAGGGCGAGCGCTACAGCTCCACCCCCGACCTCGGCATCTTCCACGCCGTCACCGGCCTGCACGGCGACATCCTCGTCCCCGAGGACCGGCTGCGCGCCGCCATGGCCCGCTCCGTGCGCGGCGAGAGCGACCTGGAGGCGGAGATCGCCGCACTGCTCGGCAAGCCCTGGGACGACGAGTTGGAGCCCTTCCGCCACGCCGGCGAGGGCGCACCCGTGCGCTGGCTCCACCAGGTCGTCTGA
- the fabF gene encoding beta-ketoacyl-ACP synthase II: MSPTNRTVVVTGIGATTPLGGDSASTWEGMLAGRSGVKPLEGERFADLPVRIAAPVAVDPSEVLPRPLARKLDRSAQFAVIAAREAWADAGYTAPAGEDGTVAPDRLGAVIASGIGGVTTLLDQYDVLKDKGVRRVSPHTVPMLMPNGPSANVGLEVNAQAGVHTPVSACASGAEAIGYAVEMIRSGRADVVVAGGTEAAIHPLPIAAFANMMAMSKNNENPEQASRPYDKGRDGFVLGEGAGVVILESAEHAASRGARVYCEVLGQGLSADSHHIAQPEPTGRGVAAAVQNLLDNTGLDPAELVHVNAHATSTPQGDTAEIKALRKVLGDDLDHIAVSATKSMTGHLLGGAGGIETVATVLALYHRIAPPTINLDDLDEDIDADIVRGEPRKLPVDGPIAAINNSFGFGGHNVTLAFRSV, encoded by the coding sequence GTGAGCCCGACCAATCGCACCGTGGTCGTCACCGGTATCGGCGCAACCACTCCGCTGGGTGGCGACAGCGCTTCGACGTGGGAAGGCATGCTCGCCGGCCGTTCCGGCGTGAAGCCCCTGGAGGGCGAGCGGTTCGCCGACCTCCCGGTCCGCATCGCCGCCCCGGTCGCCGTGGACCCGAGCGAGGTCCTGCCGCGGCCGCTGGCCCGCAAGCTGGACCGCTCCGCCCAGTTCGCCGTCATCGCCGCCCGCGAGGCGTGGGCCGACGCCGGCTACACCGCCCCGGCGGGCGAGGACGGCACCGTCGCCCCGGACCGCCTGGGCGCCGTGATCGCCTCCGGCATCGGCGGTGTCACCACCCTGCTCGACCAGTACGACGTCCTGAAGGACAAGGGTGTGCGCCGGGTCTCCCCGCACACCGTTCCCATGCTCATGCCGAACGGCCCGTCGGCCAACGTCGGCCTGGAGGTCAACGCCCAGGCGGGCGTGCACACTCCGGTCAGCGCCTGCGCCTCCGGCGCCGAGGCCATCGGCTACGCCGTCGAGATGATCCGCAGCGGCCGCGCCGACGTGGTCGTCGCCGGCGGCACCGAGGCGGCGATCCACCCGCTGCCGATCGCCGCGTTCGCCAACATGATGGCGATGTCGAAGAACAACGAGAACCCGGAGCAGGCCTCCCGCCCGTACGACAAGGGCCGCGACGGCTTCGTGCTGGGCGAGGGCGCGGGTGTCGTCATCCTGGAGTCCGCCGAGCACGCCGCCTCGCGCGGCGCCCGCGTCTACTGCGAGGTGCTGGGCCAGGGCCTGTCCGCGGACAGCCACCACATCGCGCAGCCGGAGCCGACCGGGCGCGGTGTCGCCGCCGCCGTGCAGAACCTGCTCGACAACACGGGCCTGGACCCGGCCGAGCTGGTGCACGTCAACGCCCACGCCACGTCGACCCCGCAGGGCGACACGGCCGAGATCAAGGCCCTGCGCAAGGTCCTCGGCGACGACCTCGACCACATCGCGGTGTCCGCGACCAAGTCGATGACGGGCCACCTGCTGGGCGGCGCCGGCGGCATCGAGACGGTCGCGACCGTGCTGGCGCTGTACCACCGGATCGCCCCGCCGACGATCAACCTCGACGACCTGGACGAGGACATCGACGCGGACATCGTCCGCGGCGAGCCGCGCAAGCTGCCGGTCGACGGCCCGATCGCCGCGATCAACAACTCGTTCGGCTTCGGCGGCCACAACGTGACGCTGGCGTTCCGCAGCGTCTGA
- a CDS encoding PucR family transcriptional regulator, with the protein MPHPEREHSPAHPAPAHPHHATLRRLERSSGRLAANAIARMDETLPWYRAMPPENRSWIGLVAQAGIAAFTEWFRHPDTPQAISTDVFGTAPRELTRAITLRQTVEMVRTTIEVMEAAIEEVAAPGDESILREALLVYAREIAFATAQVYAQAAEARGAWDARLESLVVNAVLSGEADEGALSRAAALGWNSPEHVCVVLGTAPDGDSELTVEAIRRAARHHKLQVLTGVLGDRLVVIAGGSDNPLQVAKSLIGPFAAGPVVAGPVVPDLLNATKSAQAAAAGLKACTAWQDAPRPVLADDLLPERAIASDPSAREQLVEEIYRPLEEAGSALLETLSVYLEQASSLEGAARMLFVHPNTVRYRLRRVTDVTGWSPSDVRSAFTLRIALILGRLADADQQP; encoded by the coding sequence GTGCCCCATCCCGAACGTGAGCATTCCCCCGCGCATCCCGCTCCCGCCCATCCGCATCACGCGACGCTGCGGCGGCTGGAGAGGTCCTCCGGCCGGCTCGCCGCCAACGCGATCGCCCGCATGGACGAGACCCTGCCGTGGTACCGGGCGATGCCCCCGGAGAACCGGTCCTGGATCGGCCTGGTCGCCCAGGCCGGCATCGCCGCGTTCACGGAGTGGTTCCGGCACCCCGACACGCCGCAGGCGATCTCGACCGACGTGTTCGGGACGGCGCCGCGGGAGCTGACCCGGGCCATCACGCTGCGCCAGACGGTGGAGATGGTCCGTACGACGATCGAGGTGATGGAGGCCGCGATCGAGGAGGTCGCGGCGCCGGGCGACGAGTCGATCCTGCGGGAGGCGCTGCTCGTCTACGCGCGGGAGATCGCCTTCGCGACGGCCCAGGTGTACGCGCAGGCCGCCGAGGCGCGGGGCGCGTGGGACGCCCGCCTCGAGTCGCTCGTGGTCAACGCGGTGCTGTCGGGCGAGGCGGACGAGGGGGCGCTGTCGCGGGCCGCGGCGCTGGGCTGGAACTCGCCGGAGCACGTGTGCGTGGTGCTCGGCACGGCGCCCGACGGGGACAGCGAGCTGACGGTCGAGGCGATCCGGCGGGCGGCCCGCCACCACAAGCTGCAGGTGCTGACCGGGGTGCTCGGCGACCGGCTCGTCGTCATCGCGGGCGGCAGCGACAACCCGCTCCAGGTCGCGAAGTCGCTGATCGGGCCGTTCGCGGCGGGCCCGGTGGTGGCCGGCCCGGTGGTGCCGGACCTGCTGAACGCGACGAAGTCCGCGCAGGCCGCGGCGGCCGGATTGAAGGCGTGCACGGCGTGGCAGGACGCGCCGCGGCCGGTCCTGGCGGACGATCTGCTCCCGGAGCGCGCGATCGCCTCGGATCCGTCGGCGCGCGAACAGTTGGTGGAGGAGATCTACAGACCGCTGGAGGAGGCGGGGTCGGCGCTCCTGGAGACGCTGAGCGTGTACCTGGAGCAGGCGAGCAGTCTGGAGGGCGCGGCGCGGATGCTGTTCGTGCACCCCAACACGGTGCGCTACCGGCTCCGACGTGTGACCGACGTCACCGGCTGGTCACCGTCCGATGTCCGCTCGGCGTTCACCCTGCGGATCGCGCTGATCCTCGGGCGCTTGGCCGACGCCGATCAGCAGCCCTAG
- a CDS encoding pirin family protein, translating to MIDVRRGTDRYPGGDPDSGITTRHAFSFGRFYAPDNLRFGPVLACNEEHLAPGAGFEEHPHSHTEIVTWVVEGELTHKGSTGEAAEVRPGDVQHFGAGSGARHVERNDGTAPLCFVQTWLAPLEPGGEPSYRLVRGLPDGTPYEVPAAGARLHVRRPAAGEHVPVPAAPLVYLHVVRGDLRLDGAELGPGDAARITGEEGLEAVAGSPGELLIWELPAG from the coding sequence ATGATTGATGTACGCCGCGGCACCGACCGGTACCCGGGCGGCGACCCGGACAGCGGGATCACGACCCGGCACGCCTTCTCCTTCGGCCGGTTCTACGCCCCGGACAACCTCCGCTTCGGGCCGGTCCTGGCCTGCAACGAGGAGCACCTCGCGCCGGGCGCCGGCTTCGAGGAGCACCCCCACAGCCACACGGAGATCGTCACCTGGGTCGTCGAGGGCGAGCTGACCCACAAGGGCAGCACCGGCGAGGCCGCCGAGGTCCGCCCCGGCGACGTCCAGCACTTCGGCGCCGGATCGGGCGCCCGGCACGTCGAGCGCAACGACGGCACCGCCCCGCTGTGCTTCGTGCAGACCTGGCTCGCTCCGCTGGAGCCCGGCGGCGAGCCCTCGTACCGGCTGGTCCGCGGCCTCCCCGACGGCACCCCGTACGAGGTACCCGCGGCCGGGGCCCGCCTGCACGTGCGGCGGCCGGCCGCCGGCGAGCACGTCCCCGTCCCCGCGGCGCCCCTTGTCTACCTGCACGTCGTACGCGGCGACCTGCGCCTGGACGGGGCGGAGCTCGGGCCCGGCGACGCGGCCCGGATCACCGGCGAGGAGGGCCTGGAGGCCGTCGCCGGATCCCCGGGCGAGCTGCTGATCTGGGAGCTGCCGGCCGGCTGA
- a CDS encoding DUF1707 and DUF4190 domain-containing protein, whose amino-acid sequence MAQQQPWGQQYPAHPQKYGPPAPWQPAPAPVPAAGPFPASAMRASHTDRDRTVDVLKAAFAEGRLSHEEYGQRFDAAARAQTYGELARLVADLPAGPMQGPFGALPAAVPPAFAPHPAPLVMPPPQRRVNGLAIASLVMGVMSLPTFGVSAPGAVITGHIAKAQVRARGEEGAGMATVGLVLGWLAMGGWVLLILLAAAA is encoded by the coding sequence ATGGCCCAGCAGCAGCCGTGGGGGCAGCAGTACCCGGCGCACCCGCAGAAGTACGGCCCGCCCGCGCCCTGGCAGCCGGCGCCGGCCCCCGTCCCGGCGGCCGGGCCCTTTCCCGCATCGGCGATGCGGGCCTCCCACACCGACCGCGACCGCACCGTGGACGTGCTGAAGGCCGCCTTCGCCGAGGGCCGCCTGTCCCACGAGGAGTACGGGCAGCGCTTCGACGCCGCCGCCCGCGCCCAGACGTACGGGGAGCTGGCCCGCCTGGTCGCGGACCTCCCCGCCGGGCCCATGCAGGGGCCCTTCGGCGCCCTGCCGGCCGCGGTGCCGCCCGCCTTCGCCCCGCACCCCGCACCCCTGGTGATGCCGCCGCCGCAGCGCCGGGTCAACGGGCTGGCCATCGCGTCACTCGTCATGGGGGTGATGAGCCTGCCGACCTTCGGGGTCTCCGCGCCCGGGGCCGTGATCACCGGCCACATCGCGAAGGCGCAGGTCCGGGCGCGGGGCGAGGAGGGCGCCGGGATGGCGACCGTCGGGCTCGTCCTCGGCTGGCTCGCCATGGGCGGCTGGGTGCTGCTGATCCTCCTCGCGGCCGCGGCCTGA
- a CDS encoding ketoacyl-ACP synthase III, translating into MSKIKPAKGSPYARILGVGGYRPSRVVSNDVILEKIDSSDEWIRSRSGIATRHWASPEETVAAMSVEAAGKALADAGVTPGQIGAVIVSTVSHFRQTPAIATEIAHRVGADRPAAFDISAGCAGFGYGLTLAKGLVIEGSAEYVLVIGVERLSDLTDLEDRATAFLFGDGAGAVVVGPSDVPAIGPTVWGSEGDKSETIKQTVPWDEYLGKDAGEKFPAITQEGQAVFRWAVFEMAKVAQQALDAAGITADDLDVFIPHQANMRIIDSMVKTLKLPEHVTVARDVETTGNTSAASIPLAMERLLATGAAKSGDTALVIGFGAGLVYAATVVTLP; encoded by the coding sequence ATGTCGAAGATCAAGCCTGCCAAGGGCTCCCCGTACGCCCGCATCCTCGGCGTCGGCGGCTACCGTCCGAGCCGGGTCGTCTCCAACGACGTCATCCTGGAGAAGATCGACTCCTCGGACGAGTGGATCCGCTCCCGCTCGGGCATCGCGACCCGGCACTGGGCATCGCCCGAGGAGACGGTCGCCGCGATGTCGGTGGAGGCCGCCGGCAAGGCGCTCGCCGACGCCGGCGTGACGCCCGGGCAGATCGGCGCCGTCATCGTCTCGACGGTCTCGCACTTCCGGCAGACCCCGGCCATCGCGACGGAGATCGCGCACCGGGTCGGCGCGGACAGGCCGGCCGCGTTCGACATCTCCGCAGGCTGCGCCGGGTTCGGCTACGGCCTGACCCTGGCCAAGGGCCTCGTCATCGAGGGGTCGGCCGAGTACGTGCTGGTCATCGGTGTCGAGCGGCTCTCGGACCTGACCGACCTGGAGGACCGGGCGACGGCCTTCCTGTTCGGCGACGGCGCCGGTGCCGTGGTCGTCGGCCCCTCGGACGTGCCGGCCATAGGCCCCACGGTGTGGGGTTCCGAGGGCGACAAGTCCGAGACGATCAAGCAGACCGTGCCGTGGGACGAGTACCTCGGCAAGGACGCCGGCGAGAAGTTCCCCGCCATCACCCAGGAGGGCCAGGCGGTGTTCCGCTGGGCCGTCTTCGAGATGGCCAAGGTGGCCCAGCAGGCGCTCGACGCCGCCGGGATCACCGCGGATGACCTGGACGTCTTCATCCCGCACCAGGCGAACATGCGGATCATCGACTCGATGGTGAAGACCCTCAAGCTGCCGGAGCACGTCACGGTCGCCCGTGACGTGGAGACCACCGGCAACACGTCGGCCGCCTCGATCCCGCTCGCGATGGAGCGGCTCCTGGCGACCGGCGCGGCGAAGAGCGGTGACACCGCGCTCGTCATCGGCTTCGGGGCGGGTCTCGTGTACGCCGCCACGGTCGTTACCCTCCCCTAG
- a CDS encoding acyl carrier protein, with protein sequence MAATQEEIVEGLAEIVNEIAGIPVEDVEIDKSFTDDLDVDSLSMVEVVVAAEERFDVKIPDEDVKNLKTVGDAADYILKHQG encoded by the coding sequence ATGGCCGCCACGCAGGAAGAGATCGTCGAGGGTCTCGCGGAGATCGTGAACGAGATCGCCGGCATCCCGGTCGAGGACGTCGAGATCGACAAGTCCTTCACCGACGACCTGGACGTCGACTCGCTCTCCATGGTCGAGGTCGTCGTCGCCGCCGAAGAGCGCTTCGACGTCAAGATCCCGGACGAGGACGTCAAGAACCTGAAGACGGTCGGCGACGCCGCCGACTACATCCTGAAGCACCAGGGCTGA
- a CDS encoding serine hydrolase domain-containing protein: MESLQIIENWPVPAAAAAVVRADGALAGSHGPVDRRFALASVTKPLAAYAALVAYEEGAVELDEPAGPEGSTVRHLLAHSSGLAFDEHRVMAPPGTRRLYSNAGFEVLGDHIAKATGIPFAEYVHQAVFEPLGMASTTLEGSPAKDGVSTVSDLVRFAAELQAPRLLDVRTVAEATTVVHPGLKGVLPGYGHQSPNDFGLGLEIRGGKSPHWTGAGSSPRTFGHFGQAGTFLWVDPEARAACVALADRAFGPWAVEAWPPFTDAVLAELSGRPAR; the protein is encoded by the coding sequence CTGGAAAGCCTTCAGATCATCGAGAACTGGCCGGTGCCGGCCGCCGCCGCCGCGGTGGTGCGCGCCGACGGCGCCCTGGCGGGCTCCCACGGGCCGGTCGACCGCCGCTTCGCGCTGGCGTCCGTGACCAAGCCGCTCGCCGCGTACGCCGCGCTCGTCGCGTACGAAGAGGGGGCGGTCGAGCTGGACGAGCCGGCCGGCCCGGAGGGGTCGACGGTCCGTCACCTGCTCGCGCACAGCAGCGGCCTCGCCTTCGACGAGCACCGCGTGATGGCACCTCCGGGGACGCGCCGGCTGTACTCGAACGCCGGCTTCGAGGTCCTCGGCGACCACATCGCGAAGGCCACCGGCATCCCGTTCGCGGAGTACGTGCACCAGGCCGTCTTCGAGCCGCTCGGCATGGCGTCGACCACGCTGGAGGGCTCGCCCGCGAAGGACGGCGTCTCCACCGTGTCCGACCTGGTCCGCTTCGCCGCGGAGCTCCAGGCGCCGCGCCTGCTGGACGTGCGGACGGTCGCCGAGGCGACGACGGTGGTCCACCCGGGCCTCAAGGGCGTGCTCCCCGGGTACGGCCACCAGTCCCCCAACGACTTCGGGCTGGGTCTGGAGATCCGCGGGGGGAAGTCCCCGCACTGGACGGGCGCGGGCTCCTCGCCCCGTACGTTCGGCCACTTCGGGCAGGCGGGCACGTTCCTGTGGGTGGACCCGGAGGCCCGGGCGGCGTGCGTGGCCCTGGCGGACCGCGCGTTCGGCCCGTGGGCGGTGGAGGCGTGGCCCCCGTTCACGGACGCCGTCCTCGCCGAGCTGTCGGGCCGCCCCGCCCGCTGA